TATTATAATACTAGTTTCTAATTACACAAATATACTACCATCTTTTAAACTAATATTTGTATCAGCATTTAATCCTAAAGCTGCTATAGGTGGAGTAGCAGGGGTTACTGTAAAACAGGCTATAAGATATGGTGTGGCAAGAGGTTTGTTTTCAAATGAAGCTGGAATGGGATCAACACCACATGCTCATGCGGTAGCTAAAGTAAAACATCCAGTAGAGCAGGGATTAGTAGCTATAGTAGGGGTATTTATAGATACCTTTATAGTTCTTACATTTACAGCATTAGTAATACTTGCAACAGGTGTATTAGATGGAAAGACAACAGGAATAGAATTAACACAGAATGCGTTTATTAAAGGATTAGGTAATTTTGGCGGATATTTTATAGCTATTGCATTATTTTTCTTTGCTTTTTCAACAATAATTGGATGGTACTTTTTTGGAGAGGCTAACGTAAAATATCTTTTTAAAGGAAAAGGATTAAATATATATAGAATTTTAGTAGGTATTTTTATAGTAGCAGGAACAACTTTAAAAGTAGATTTAGTTTGGGAACTTGCAGATACTTTTAATGGACTTATGGTAATTCCTAATGTAATAGCATTAATAGCCTTGGTTAAGATAGTAAAAGAATCGTTAAAAGATTATAATGAAAATTTTGAAGTTAAAGATATCTAGTGTTATAAATAGGATTTTTTAATATAAATAATATAATTATAAAATGGATACAATAAAATAAGCAGGGTTCCTAGCTTTAGAGATAGTTTTTACTTTTTCTAAAACTTAGGAAATAGTTATCTAGGAGAGTTAACTTACTCCATTTTTTACTTCTACTTTCAAGAATATTGGAGTATTAGAGCGAATAGTCATTAGATAAATAAAAGTTTAATTCAGATAGAGTTTTACTCTATCTGAATTTTAATTTGTAATTAGAAAATCATTTGGGTATGTTTAGAATAGCTTTAGCTATGGAAATATAAAAAATAACATTCTTTTGTTTTGTAAAATTAAAGTTTTAATAATTTTAAATTGGATAAATTAAATAAATATAATAGTTGATTTTATAAACAGAGTTATTGGCTTTAGAGGGAGCTTTTACTTATATTAATTAAAGCTTAGAAAATAGTTATCCAGTGACGTAGCCGCTCTTTACTTCCACTTTGAAGAAGATGGGAGTATTAGGGCGTAGAGGCATCGGATAAAACTTTTAAAGAAATATTTAAAAGGTTATACACGAACGATATAGAGAAAAATAAAGTTTAATATTCAAACTGATAAGAACATTAATATAAAAAATATGGTGAAAGTGTTGACTAATTTATAAACATAAGGTATTATGTATTTGTAAGTTAAGTGAATAGTTTTATCCATATAATCTTAACAATACGGGTTAAGAGTTTCTACCAGAGGCCTTAAATCTCTGACTATGGGTAAGTCCAGTTTATTTATTTGTATATTAAAGTTTTTGTTTTGGATTTACTCATATTTATAATCCGTAAGCAAAAACTTTTTTATTTAGGAGGAGTATTACATGTATATGGAGAAGGAAAAAAATTATAAAGAACCTAATAATAAAGGTTTTTTGGACTCATTTTTTAAATTATCAGAGCGTGGTAGTAATGTTAAGACTGAGATTATAGCAGGTATTACTACATTTATTACTATGGCATATATAATATTTGTTAATCCAAGCATATTAATGCAAGCGGGAATGAATTCTAAAGGTCTTGTAGGTGAAGCAGCTGTAAAGGCAGGTTTATCTGCTATAAATGATCCAGTAGTTGGAGCAGTATTTGCTGCTACCTGTATTTCAGCAGGTATAGGTACTTTAATAATGGCTCTTTATGCTAATGTGCCTTTTGCACAAGCTCCAGGTATGGGGTTAAATGCATTTTTTACTTTTAGTGTATGCTTAACTCTAGGATATACTTGGCAACAAGCCTTAGCAGCAGTATTCATATCTGGATTGCTTTTTATAATTATAACATTAACATCTATAAGAGAAAAAATAGTAGATGCCCTTCCACAAAATTTAAAATTAGCTATATCTGGTGGAATAGGATTATTTATAGCTTTAGTAGGATTTAAATCTGGTGGAATAATAGTTGCAAATCCAGCAACACTTATAAGTTTTGGTGATTTTACAAATCCAGCAACTGTATTAACTATAATAGGTATTTGTATAACAGCTATTTTGATGGCTAAAAATGTTAAAGGTTCTATGTTAATAGGAATAGTTGTTACTACGCTAATAGGAATACCTTTAGGAGTAACAAAAGTAGCAGGGGTAAGTATTATATCGGCACCACCATCTTTAGCACCAACTTTTTTAAAATTAGATTTACCAGGCCTTTTAGGTTTTGGTGGAGCAGGAATAGTTGGAGCGTTAATGAGTATATTAACAGTTGTTATATCTTTTAGTTTAGTAGATATGTTTGATACTATAGGAACTTTAGTCGGAACAGCAGAAAAAGCAGGAATGCTTGATGAAAACGGAAAAATGGAAGATTTAGATAAAGCACTTTTAGCAGATGCAGTAGCTACTACAGCAGGAGCTTTAATTGGAACAAGTACTGTTACTACTTATGTAGAATCTACAGCAGGAGTGTCAGAAGGTGGAAGAACAGGATTAACATCATTTGTTACAGCTATCATGTTTTTATTAGCAATGTTTTTTAGTGGGCTTGTAGGAATAGTTCCAGCAGAAGCTACAGCTCCAGCACTTATAATAGTGGGCGTATTAATGATGGGAGCCATAACAAAAATAGATTTTAATGATTTTACAGAAGCACTACCAGCTTTTTTTACTATATCAATAATGCCATTTAGTTATAGTATTGCTAATGGTATAGCAGCAGGAATAATATTTTATCCAATAGTTAAAGTATTTACAGGTAAAAGAAAAGAAGTTCATCCAATAGTTTATATATTGGCAATATTATTCATAATTAGATTTACAATTCTTCCTAAATAAAATATATATAAATATAGCCTAAAGAACTATTAATAGTTCTTTAGGCTATATTTTAATTAAAGGAAGCTATATGTAATATTATTAAAGCAATATGGGGGACTTATATAATGGGGGTTAATACATTAAGTATACTTACCAATAAGAATAATTTTATACATATAATAATAAAATTCTTTATATACAAATATATTTTATTTGAAATATTATTTTTTAATAAAGCCTATGAGATATTATTTAAATATCCCATAGGCTTTATTAAACATTATTTTATGTCCTAATAGGGTAGGGTGAATTCCATCTACAAATAGTTCAGAGGATTCACATTTTGTTTTATGTTCTTTAATAACTGAGAAAAAATCTATATATTTAAATTTATTTTCTTTAGAAATATTTAAAATATATTTTCTATATTCAGTTAGTTTGTTATTTACACTTAAATAGTCTAGATCAGATGTCCAAATCTTCTGCGCCATAGCAATTTCTATTTCCATGGGAATACCTATAATAGGAATTATGTTATTTTGTATACATTCCTCAATTATCAGACTTAAATTTTTTTCTACATTTTCTAAAGAACGACCTAACAAAAAATCATTTGTTCCAGCTAGAATTATAGTATGAGTAGGTTTATTTTTTATTATATCTTCATGAGATCTAGTTAAAATACCTGTAGTTGTATCGCCATTTATACCTTTATTTATAACTTCATGTTGCAATATATTTTTTAAAAGAGTAACCCAACAATAATTTCTATTAACACCGTAACCAAAGGTTAAACTATCTCCAATACATATTATTTTCATTATAGGTGCCTCCTATTTTATTTTTGTAATAAATAATAAGAATTTATTTATATATAATTTTTATATTTAAATAATATATTGTTTTAGATAGCAGAAAGTTTAAGTATTTTTTTCAGTTTCATTAAATTTTTTTAGTTCCCTAAATAATTCTTCTTGATTAGATATTTGTTGCTGAATAGACCAAACATTATTACCATAATAAAATCTATGTTCTAATATACTTATGAGATTTTCTTTCCAACTTGCATTCAAAAGTGATATAAATTTTTCTTTTTTATATTGATCCATAGAATGATAATAATCTTCTATATATTTATTAAAATCTTTAAGATTATTTATTAATTCATATTTCCTATTTTTATAATTGTTTTTACATATCCACATAGCTAAAATTAATATGCCTATAAAAATTGCTAAAGATAAAAAAGTCATTCTTATTATCATACCTTTCATAAGTATATTTTTATAAAAATACATTTATTATTAAATTTTACTTTATTATATCAAACTTATCATTTAAAAAATAGAAAAATCCTAATTTATTTATTAAATAAATTAGGATTTTTGCTTATTTAGTTTGCTTTTAGAATATTATTAACTTCTTCATCAGAAAGATCTTTATGATAAAATAATTTAAAAAATTCTTTAGTATCTTTTTTTATGTCTCCCTTATATAGTTCAGGATATAGGCAAGATTGAAACCATTTTATCCCTATTAGCCTGTTAATTGATGGTGGTTTATCAAACCAGTTGAAGGGTAATGATGGTATTGTATATATTTTATTTTCCTTTGTTGCGGAAACTTGATTCCAAGAACTATCATTAAATGTATTAGAATCTGAAACAATAACATCAGGATTCCAAGATATAATTTGTTCCATAGATATAGTATTTCTTGAACCATGCTTTACAGGAAAATTAGCTACATTCTTTCCACCAGCATAGGTTATAACTTCTGAATGCAGGGAACCTTCTGGATCTGTTTCTAAACCTTTAGGACCCTCAGCATAATAAACTTTTATTTTTTTATCTTCTTTGATGATATTTGTGATTTCTTTTGATGATTTGAGAGTTTTGTCACAATAAATAGCAAGTTCCTTAGCTTTCTCTTTTTTATTTAATAAATCACCTACAAATTTATAGGCTTCAGGTAATTTATCCATTTTACCATCTACAAGTATAAAAGGTATATTTGATTGCTTTTGAAATTTTTCTACCCCAGATATAGTTGAATCGTTTATATCTCCCATAGATATTACTATATCAGGCTTTAACTTAGATATTTCTTCTATGTTGCCTGATTTTTTACCTTGTAGGCTACCAGCTACAGGAAGTTTGGCCACATCTTCGCCAAGATATTTAAGAGATTTTTTAGGAATCTTGTTATTCCATGCAACTAGTTTTTCAGGAGATAATGAATAGATAAATACAGATCCTAAGGGACTTGTACAATAAATTTTTTCTATTTTTTCAGGGACTTTTACTTCTCTTCCAGCTTGATCTGTTATGGTTCTGTAGTTATTCGAAGTAGTCTGAGTTTTATTAGTACATCCGGAAAAAGAGAATACAATAAGTAAAATTAGTGTTAAGACTGTAATTTGTTTTGATATTTTTTTTAGCATCGTATTGATACTCCTTTCATAAATAGAGTTCTAAGCTTTATAGGTAGTTTTTACTCCCTGTGAAGCTTAGAAAATGGTTATCTAGGTATCTGCTTTTTATTCCCACTTTGAAGAAGAGGAGTATTAAGGCAGGTAGTCATCGGATAAACATTTCGTGTACATAGGTATGTAAAAATTTATTTAAAATTAGAGTTAAAGGGTATGCATATATTTTGTTGTGAGTTCTCACTAATATTAGTATTTATCATTTTTATATCTATTCCATAAGTTTCTTTTATAACTTTAGGAGTAATTTCATCAGATGGATTACCAAAGGAAAATAATCCTCCTTTTTTCATAATAATAACTTTACTTCCATACAAAAGAGCATGATTTGGATTATGACAAGATATAAGTATAGTTTTATTGCTATTATTACATAGTGATTTTATTAAATTTAAAACTTTTATTTGATTTCCATAATCAAGATTTGATGTAGGTTCATCCATTATGATTATAGAAGCTTCCTGAGTAATAGCTCTTGCTATTAACACAAGTTGCCTTTCACCACCACTTATTTCTGTATAAATTTTATTTTTTAAGTGTAATATACCTAAAGTATTCAAAGAGTTTTCCGCAATTTGTTTATCAATCTTGCTTGGAGAAGAAAATTCCTTTATGTATACAGCACGACCCATTAGAACTACATCAAACACAGTAAAAGGAAAAGGTGGAGTGTGTGCTTGAGGTACATAAGCCATATATTTATATAATTCATTAGGAGAATAAGAATTTATATTCTTAGCATCTATTAATATTTTCCCAGATTTTAATTTTAAAATATTCAATATAGCTTTAAAAAAGGTTGTCTTTCCAACACCATTAGGACCGAGAACACATAGCAATTCTCCTGAATTTAAACTAAAGGATAAATTTTTATAAAGTATGGTATCATCATAACCAAAAGAAGCTTTTTTTATTTCTAATTTCATATCCAACCCTTCCTTACGTTTATTAATAAGTAAGCGAAAAATGGTATTCCTATTAGAGAAGTTAATATTCCAAGGGGAACCTCCACAGGAAATACACATCTAGCTAAGTCATCTACTAAGAGCATATATAAGGCACCTATAATAAAAGAAGTTGGAAGTAATATTTTATAATTAGGACCATATAATGATCTTGTTAAATGAGGAATAACTAACCCTACCCATCCAATAATTCCACAGTAAGAAACAATTGAAGCACTAAGTAAGGTGGAACATATTATTACAATAATTCTTATTCTATCTGTATTTACTCCTAGAGTTTTTGCTTCTTCTTCTGGAAGGGATAATATGTTAAGTTTCCATCTTATTAAAAGTAAAGGTATTAATCCTAGGACTATTGGTATTATCATAATTTGTAAATCTTTTAAAGTTATAGAAGATAAGCCCCCCATAAGCCAAAAGGTTATAGCAGGTAGTTTATCATAAGGATCACATATATATTTAACAAGAGATACTCCAGATGTAAATATTCCTTGTACCAGCATTCCAGATAAAACCAATACTAAACTTGGATCATGATGAGGGATTCTTTTGCTTATTCTCCAAGAACTTATAACTGCAATTAACCCAAATATAAATGCAAAAACTTGTATAAATTGAACATTTAAAGAAAGTAATATACCTACTGCAACACCAAAGCTGGCTCCAGCAGAGGCACCTAAAATATCAGGAGATACTAAAGGATTTCTAAACATACCTTGATAAGAGGCACCAGCAGTAGATAAGGCACCACCAACAAGTAATGCAGCTATAATTCTTGGCAATCGTAAATTAAAAAATATAGCAATAGTTTTATCATTTATAAAATATAAATCCCTTAAAGATATAGAATATCTTCCTGTAAAAATTGATAATAGAATTAGGATAATACCTAATTGAAATATTAAATATTTTTTTATTTTGTTCATGGAATCATCTCATTTTCATAAAGTTTTATAGGTATATTCCAGCTAATTAATATATTATACATAGTAATTCTCCTTTGGTTAAAAGATTTAAAAATTTATCTTTTTTAAATCTTTTATATGATTTAAAGTTCCTTTATTTTTAATTAATAAAACTTCACTTAAAATACCAGCTGCTATCTCTTCTGGTTTCTCAGAGGCTATATCTAATCCAATAGGAGCAAATACTTTTTCTAAGTCTTCTCTACAGACTCCTTTAGCAATTAGATTATTCATAACGTAGGATGTTTTATTAGAACTTCCTATCATACCAATATAAGCTGCATTTTTTGAAACTACAGTTTCTAAAGCTAAAGCATCATCTTTATGTCCTCTTGTTACTATAATAATATAAGTATTTTTATTTATAGGATACTCGGATAAAGCTTTATCTACTTTTTCAACTATTATTTCGTTGGCATTAGGGAATCTTTCATTATTTGCAAAATCTTCTCTATCATCTATTACTACTGTATAGAAATTTAATATTTTAGCTATTTTGTGGAGATGAAAGGATATATGACCAGCACCAACTATTATAAGTTTAGTTTCAGGAGCAAATATTTTTATGAAGCCTTCAGCTTCTCCACCACACTGCATACCTAGCTCGCCACTTTCATTTAATTTATATTTAAAATTACTACTTTCATTATTTTTAATACATTCTATAGATTTATTTATGATTTCGTATTCAACTTTGCCACCGCCTACAGTGCCTTGAATTTCCCCATTTTCCCACACTGCCATTAGGGAACCAGTCTTACCTGGAGAAGAACCTGAAATATGAGTTAGAGTAGCTAAAGCAACTGTGTCACCATTATTTACACTTTTATAAATATTTCTTAAGATATCTTGTTCCATAAATTTGACCTACTTTCTGTATTTTCATTCATAAAATATAGTATGGCTTCTAATACTCCACCAGCAATATTACGTGCTTTATCAGAAATGGTATAACAATTTTTTATTTCATGACATCTAGGATCTACATCAGCGATTTTTAAGCCTATTTTTATTTTACTACCATCTCTTATAAGTCCTCTTAATAATCCGCTTATTTCTGTTTTAATTTCTAAATTATCCACATAAGCTAAAATTTCACCAGATGATACAAAATCACCAATTTTTCTTGCATTTTTAATAATTCCTTCACCTGGACTGTATATAACTCTCTCTTTAGAGTATCCTCCAATTTCTCCAGGTACTCCTGTGTTTTTCATAGCCTCTCCTTTTAGTATAATTCGTCCCAAATTGTGTCCCCTCATGGTTTCTATAACAGCATGCACATCATTACCTGCACAAAACCCTGGGCCAAGGCCTATGGTTATTTCCGCCATATCTATTTTTGTACCTAGATTCTTCTTTGCAAGTATAGCATCCACCAATATTCTAGGTTTCAGCATTTCTATAAATTTTCCATGAGGATCCACTGTAATAGGAATCTTATTATTTTGCCAACATTTTAATATTTCATTTAAATTGTTTACTTTTACAGCAGTAGTATTTTCAATAGTAATTTTACCATTATAGATAGCTTCGCTATAACATACATTTCTTCTTATAGAGGTTGGATTATAAGTTTCTAAAACTAATATTTTAAAACCACTTCTATGAAGTTTGTGTATAGTCCCTGAAGCTAGATCTCCTCCGCCTCTAACAATTATGATATCTTTATATATATTGTTTATCATAGTTATCACATCCTTGGTACAAATTTTTGTTTAATATATATTCATAATCCTTTGAAGTATCAATATCAAATAAAGAATATCCATTTCTCAAGTTTACAAATATAATTTCATTTATATGATTATTTATAACAGTTTTACCTCCCACATCTCCTTGTAAATTAAGCAATTCATCTTTAAATTTTTCAGGAAATATGGCAGGGGAGCCAACTTTGTTTTTATATTTAGGAATTATTATATAGTTATTATTTTCTGTAAAGGTATTCAATAATAAGTTGATAGTATATGAATCTAATAATGGTTGGTCACCAGTAAAAAACATATAGCCTTTTGATGAAGATGTATTTAAAATACCTAATTTTATAGACTGACTTTGGCCTTTGTAGGCTTTTGTATTTAAAACAGTTAAAATATTTTTCTTTTTAGCTATATCTAAAACTTTATTTTCTTTGCCAACTAAAATTATTTCATTGAAGTTGCATTTTTTGATCGCATCTATAACATGTTCTATTATTGGTTTTCCTTTGAAAGGTAATATTAATTTGTTTTTTCCCATTCTAGTTGAGTAACCTGATGCCATTATTACAGCATTTACCATAATAGCCCTCCAATTTAAAATGATATCAAATTATAATTTTTTTCTTTTAAGCTTCCTATAACTATTTTGTCTATACATGAGTTAGAAATAGTTAAAATATATTTTATTAATTCATAGGATAAAAAAATACTATGTTGGTTTTCAACTTTATTTATAAATAATATTTTTTCTCCTAAAGAATCCTTAAAAAGTCCTAAGGGATGAACTATTAACGAACTTATCATAGGTATAGATATTTTTTCACCTAACTTTCCATTAGTTATTTTTAAAAAATGCGATACCCTATGAACGTTAAAATCATTTATTATTTTATTTATACAAGTTATATCCAATACTCCTATAGTTTTAGTTGTATTTTTACATATAACAGGCTCATCATCTTTCCAACCTTTAATAGGCTTTCTTTTAGAACCATCTGCCTCTATTAGAGAATAATCGAAATATTTAAACTTTTCATCTAAAAAATTTTTACTAAAACCTATTAATTTATTATCATTATTTATATATTTACCATATACATATACACCATTTTGTTTAAGGTGGTCATATATATAGCAATTTTTTTCTCCAATGCATATAAAATCGTAGTATATTTTGTCGGGATTATATATCTTTGTAGTAGTTGTTGATAGAACTTTGTTATTAGATCTTAACTCTTCTGATAAATTAAACATTAAAGAGGTTTTCCCACCAACACCAACTATCGATACAATAGATCCTTTTTTAAAGTTTAATATATTTGAAATAAGCATGGTTACCTCTACAATATAATGTTATTTTTCTAAATAATTGAAGCAATAAATATGCCAAGGGTATTTATTTACAAATTAAAATAAATAGTTTCAAAATACTACGCATAGTAGTGTTATAAAATAAATTATAGTATGTATAAATAAGGGAAATGGAGCATAATTATTAAAATGATAAATATTTATAATACTGATAAACTAGATATAGCTTAGATTTTTAATGGTATATTAAAAAAAATTATCCTATTGATAAATTGCACAGTTAAAAATTGTTTATGTTTACATTTAATTGTGATAAAATAATTTTATGGGATATATTGAAGTCTGTTGTAGAAAAAAATAAAAATATTGTTTAAGGAATGATATAAAATGAAGGATTCTACATTATTAGAAATTCAGGACACAGTAGCTAAATATGCAAATATAATTTCAAGTGTAATAAATGTAGATGTTGAAATTGTAGATAAGAACTTGTGTAGAATAGCAGGAACAGGTATTTATAAAGATGCAATAAACAAAGATATATCAAAGGAAGGATATGTATATGATCATGTTATAAAAACTGGAGATAAGCAGATAATAAAGAATCCAGGACATCATTGTTTATGCAAAAAATGTAATCATAGGGATAATTGTCTAGAAAAAATGCTAGTGTGTACACCCATAATATTAAATAAAGATATTATAGGTGTAATAGGGCTTGTATGTTCAAAGGAGAGTCAAAGAAATCATTTCATAGAAAATTTTGATTCATATATTCAAATGTTAGATCAAATATCTGATTTTATAAGCACTAAATCATATGAACATCTTGAAATTGAAAGAAGTCATATGATGGTAAATTTATTGAATCAAATAATAGACAGTGTAGATAAAGGTGTTTTAGTTACTAAAAGTGATGAAATAGTTCATATGAATATGAGTGCTATGAAACAACTTAAACTGAAGGCTAATAATATAAACAAAAAAATAACTATATCTTCTACTAGTGAATATGTAATGGGTGGAGAAGTATATACCATAGTCATAGATAATGAAAAATTTAAACTTATGGGTAAGATTATACCTGTTTTCCCCATATTATCATCATATGACAAAATATTTGTGTTTGAAGAAATAAAACATTTAAAATCTAAAATATGTAAGGTTAGTGGTGGAAGAGAAGTTATAAAAGTTGAAGATATTATTGGTGAGTCAAAGGCTATGATTCAACTTAAAAATAGGATTAAAAAGATTGCCTCATCAAGTTCTACAGTTCTTATAACTGGGGAAAGTGGTACAGGTAAAGAAGTAATTGCACGGGCTATACATTGTGAAAGTGATAAAAATACTAATCCTTTTATAGCCATAAATTGTGGCGCTATACCAGATGCTCTTTTAGAAAGTGAATTATTTGGATATGTAAGAGGAGCTTTTAGTGGAGCAGATCCAAATGGAAGAGTAGGAAAATTTGAATTAGCTAACAAGGGAATAATATTTTTAGATGAAATAGGAGATATGCCTTTATATCTTCAAGTGAAAATTTTAAGAGTACTTCAGGAAAGAAAATTAGTAAGAATAGGATCTAATCATTTGATAGATTTAGATATAAGGGTTATAGCAGCTACTAATAAGGATTTAAAAAAACTAATAAAAGAAAATAAGTTTAGAGAAGATTTGTATTATAGGCTCAATGTTATTCCATTGAAAATACCACCTTTAAGAGAACGAAAAGAAGATATAGAACTTCTTATGGAAATGTTAATAAAAAAATATAATGGATTATTTGATAAATCTGTTTATAAAGTTGATAAAGAGTGCAAAGATATATTAGTAAATTATCCTTGGTATGGTAATGTAAGAGAACTTGAAAATGCCGTAGAATTTATGATAAATATGGCAGATGATAGTGGAATAGTAACTATGAACATGCTTCCACCTAATATAGTTGAGAATAAAAATACTCAAATTTATGGTACAGGTACAGGTACAGATGAAGATATAAGACCTTTAAAAGAAATAGAGAAAGAGTATATTTTAAAAGCTTTAGATATATATGGGCATGATACTAGAGGGAAACAACTGGCAGCAAAGCGTTTAGGAATAGGCATAGCTACCCTGTATAGAAAATTAGAGGAGATGAAGCATTTATCAAAATGATAAAATTTTAACATTAATTACGTTTAAAAGCAATAAAAATATGTATTTTACCGTAATGATAATTAATTATTATTTTGATAATAAAACTATATATTTTTAAATAATAAAAGATGCAAAGCAGATTATAGGCTTTGTATCTTTTTATTTTAATAAAGTATTTCTATTTTACACAAATACCATCTAGTCTAGAATTTTATATTCATAAGAAATATCAAATGGTTAAAAATTTGGCACAAGTATTGCTTATGGATATATATAAAGCAAAAAAAGAAAAGAGGTATTATTATGAGTAAAAACATAAAATGGAAAAACAACACTATGAAAGGGGAGGTAGATAAAGCGTCTGTTGAATTTTTAGGAGAAGAAGAAA
Above is a window of Clostridium sporogenes DNA encoding:
- the mocA gene encoding molybdenum cofactor cytidylyltransferase, with the protein product MVNAVIMASGYSTRMGKNKLILPFKGKPIIEHVIDAIKKCNFNEIILVGKENKVLDIAKKKNILTVLNTKAYKGQSQSIKLGILNTSSSKGYMFFTGDQPLLDSYTINLLLNTFTENNNYIIIPKYKNKVGSPAIFPEKFKDELLNLQGDVGGKTVINNHINEIIFVNLRNGYSLFDIDTSKDYEYILNKNLYQGCDNYDKQYI
- the yqeC gene encoding putative selenium-dependent hydroxylase accessory protein YqeC — protein: MLISNILNFKKGSIVSIVGVGGKTSLMFNLSEELRSNNKVLSTTTTKIYNPDKIYYDFICIGEKNCYIYDHLKQNGVYVYGKYINNDNKLIGFSKNFLDEKFKYFDYSLIEADGSKRKPIKGWKDDEPVICKNTTKTIGVLDITCINKIINDFNVHRVSHFLKITNGKLGEKISIPMISSLIVHPLGLFKDSLGEKILFINKVENQHSIFLSYELIKYILTISNSCIDKIVIGSLKEKNYNLISF
- a CDS encoding sigma 54-interacting transcriptional regulator; this encodes MKDSTLLEIQDTVAKYANIISSVINVDVEIVDKNLCRIAGTGIYKDAINKDISKEGYVYDHVIKTGDKQIIKNPGHHCLCKKCNHRDNCLEKMLVCTPIILNKDIIGVIGLVCSKESQRNHFIENFDSYIQMLDQISDFISTKSYEHLEIERSHMMVNLLNQIIDSVDKGVLVTKSDEIVHMNMSAMKQLKLKANNINKKITISSTSEYVMGGEVYTIVIDNEKFKLMGKIIPVFPILSSYDKIFVFEEIKHLKSKICKVSGGREVIKVEDIIGESKAMIQLKNRIKKIASSSSTVLITGESGTGKEVIARAIHCESDKNTNPFIAINCGAIPDALLESELFGYVRGAFSGADPNGRVGKFELANKGIIFLDEIGDMPLYLQVKILRVLQERKLVRIGSNHLIDLDIRVIAATNKDLKKLIKENKFREDLYYRLNVIPLKIPPLRERKEDIELLMEMLIKKYNGLFDKSVYKVDKECKDILVNYPWYGNVRELENAVEFMINMADDSGIVTMNMLPPNIVENKNTQIYGTGTGTDEDIRPLKEIEKEYILKALDIYGHDTRGKQLAAKRLGIGIATLYRKLEEMKHLSK